A window from Thermocrinis sp. encodes these proteins:
- the ahcY gene encoding adenosylhomocysteinase, translated as MEYHIKDLSLAEEGKNRIEWAERDMPVLRSIRERFSKEKPLKGLKISACLHVTTETANLMLTLKEGGAEVFLTASNPLSTQDDVAAALVEYYQIPVFAIKGEDTETYYSHLRAVIEKGPDIVIDDGADLISTLHKEYPELSKKVLGGMEETTTGVIRLRAMAQKGILNFPIIAVNDAYTKHMFDNRYGTGQSTIDGILRATNRLLAGSYFVVAGYGWCGKGVAQRARGMGAQVIVTEVDPIKALEAKMDGFLVMPMLEAAKLGDFFVTVTGNTSVIRKEHFEVMKDGAIISNAGHFDVEIDKKALEELSVSKREVRRFVEEYTLRDGRRIYLLAQGRLVNLASAEGHPASVMDMSFANQALSVEYIAKNHQRLENKVYKVPDEIDRIVASLKLSSMGVEIDQLTQEQINYLSSWELGT; from the coding sequence ATGGAATACCACATAAAAGACCTGAGCTTGGCGGAGGAAGGGAAAAACCGCATAGAGTGGGCAGAAAGGGATATGCCCGTCTTGAGAAGCATAAGAGAAAGGTTCTCAAAAGAAAAGCCTTTAAAGGGGCTTAAAATCTCCGCTTGCTTGCACGTAACCACAGAAACCGCAAACCTCATGCTAACCTTAAAAGAAGGTGGAGCAGAGGTTTTTTTAACTGCGTCCAATCCACTTTCCACTCAAGATGACGTTGCCGCTGCCCTGGTTGAATACTATCAAATCCCGGTTTTTGCCATAAAAGGGGAGGACACAGAAACCTACTACTCACACCTAAGGGCTGTTATAGAAAAGGGTCCAGATATTGTCATAGACGATGGGGCAGACCTTATATCCACCTTGCACAAAGAGTATCCAGAGCTTTCAAAGAAGGTTTTGGGTGGTATGGAAGAGACCACCACGGGGGTTATAAGGCTTAGGGCTATGGCACAGAAGGGAATTCTAAACTTTCCCATCATAGCGGTAAATGACGCATACACAAAACACATGTTTGATAACAGATACGGCACTGGCCAATCTACCATAGACGGCATACTTAGGGCTACCAACAGGTTGTTGGCGGGTTCCTACTTTGTGGTGGCAGGATACGGATGGTGTGGAAAGGGTGTTGCCCAAAGGGCAAGGGGAATGGGAGCTCAGGTAATAGTTACGGAGGTGGATCCCATAAAGGCACTTGAAGCAAAGATGGACGGCTTTTTGGTGATGCCGATGCTTGAAGCTGCAAAACTTGGGGACTTTTTTGTTACTGTCACAGGAAACACATCTGTTATAAGAAAGGAGCACTTTGAAGTTATGAAAGATGGTGCCATTATATCCAACGCAGGACACTTTGACGTGGAAATAGACAAAAAAGCCTTGGAAGAGCTCTCGGTTTCCAAAAGGGAAGTCAGAAGGTTTGTGGAAGAATACACCCTACGGGACGGAAGGAGGATCTACCTTTTGGCTCAAGGAAGGCTTGTAAATCTCGCTTCTGCAGAAGGGCACCCTGCATCCGTTATGGACATGTCCTTTGCCAATCAAGCCCTTTCCGTAGAATACATAGCAAAGAATCATCAGCGTTTAGAAAATAAGGTATATAAGGTTCCCGATGAAATAGACAGAATAGTAGCGTCTTTGAAGCTAAGTAGTATGGGAGTAGAAATAGACCAACTAACCCAAGAGCAGATAAACTATCTTTCATCTTGGGAGCTTGGTACCTAA
- the guaA gene encoding glutamine-hydrolyzing GMP synthase: MKRKAVLILNFGSQYVQLIARRVRELGVYSQIVPFYQSLEKIMENEPYALILSGGPASVYMQGAPLPDRKIYDLNIPILGICYGLQAITHQLGGTVERAQKQEYGRARLEILKEDPLFEGLPKNFDVWMSHADKVSKLPQDFEVLASSENSPYAVIKHRFKPIYGVQFHPEVSHTQYGKEILANFLFKVAKAQTNWKMENFLEEKVKEIREQVGNKKVICALSGGVDSTVAFVLTYRAVGNNLLGVFVDHGLLRKGEAQEVEEHFKQMGLPFKRVNASKLFLERLKSVEDPEEKRRIVGHTFVEVFEKEAKEFGAQVLLQGTLYPDVVESAGIEGAQVIKTHHNVGGLPERMALELLEPLRELFKDEVRRLGKLLGVPKEILERHPFPGPGLAIRILGEVKEEDLEILREADAIFIEELKKAGLYNKVWQAFAVLLPVKSVGVMGDVRTYERVVGLRAVDSTDGMTADWSRLPYEFLDHVMRRIINEVKGINRVVYDISSKPPATIEWE, from the coding sequence ATGAAGCGAAAAGCTGTCCTTATACTAAACTTTGGTTCCCAATACGTGCAACTTATTGCCAGAAGGGTCAGAGAACTGGGAGTTTATAGTCAAATAGTGCCTTTCTACCAAAGCTTAGAAAAGATTATGGAAAATGAGCCTTACGCTTTGATACTCTCTGGTGGTCCTGCAAGCGTCTATATGCAAGGCGCACCCTTGCCGGACAGGAAAATATACGACTTAAACATTCCCATCCTTGGTATATGCTACGGACTTCAGGCTATAACTCATCAGCTTGGTGGGACCGTAGAAAGAGCCCAAAAACAAGAGTATGGAAGAGCAAGGCTTGAGATTTTAAAAGAGGATCCGCTTTTTGAAGGTCTTCCTAAAAATTTTGACGTTTGGATGAGTCACGCAGATAAAGTTTCTAAGCTTCCTCAGGACTTTGAGGTCCTTGCAAGCTCAGAAAATTCACCCTATGCAGTAATAAAGCATAGGTTCAAACCTATATACGGGGTTCAGTTCCATCCAGAAGTTTCCCACACGCAGTATGGAAAAGAGATCTTGGCTAACTTTCTCTTCAAAGTGGCAAAGGCACAGACAAATTGGAAGATGGAAAACTTCTTGGAAGAGAAGGTCAAGGAAATAAGGGAACAGGTGGGAAATAAAAAGGTAATATGCGCTCTTTCTGGTGGTGTGGATTCTACCGTCGCTTTTGTGCTAACCTACAGGGCTGTGGGCAATAATCTTTTGGGTGTTTTTGTAGATCACGGACTATTGAGAAAGGGAGAGGCGCAGGAGGTAGAAGAACACTTCAAGCAGATGGGCCTTCCCTTTAAAAGGGTAAATGCAAGCAAGTTGTTCTTGGAAAGGCTAAAGAGCGTGGAAGACCCAGAGGAAAAGAGAAGGATAGTAGGACACACCTTTGTGGAGGTGTTTGAAAAGGAAGCGAAAGAGTTTGGCGCTCAGGTTTTGCTTCAGGGCACCCTTTACCCAGATGTGGTAGAAAGCGCAGGCATAGAGGGGGCGCAGGTTATAAAAACTCACCATAACGTAGGTGGATTGCCAGAAAGGATGGCATTGGAGCTTCTTGAACCGCTAAGGGAACTCTTCAAAGACGAGGTCAGAAGGTTGGGAAAGCTTTTGGGAGTGCCAAAAGAAATACTTGAAAGACACCCTTTCCCTGGTCCAGGACTTGCCATAAGGATATTAGGAGAAGTGAAAGAAGAAGACCTTGAAATCTTAAGAGAAGCGGACGCCATTTTTATAGAGGAGCTAAAAAAGGCAGGCTTATACAACAAAGTTTGGCAAGCCTTTGCGGTTTTACTTCCAGTTAAGAGCGTGGGGGTTATGGGAGACGTGAGGACTTACGAAAGGGTAGTTGGTTTGAGAGCGGTGGACAGTACGGACGGAATGACCGCAGACTGGTCCAGATTGCCCTACGAGTTTTTGGACCACGTTATGCGTAGGATAATCAACGAAGTTAAAGGAATAAACAGAGTAGTTTATGACATCTCTTCCAAACCACCAGCTACCATAGAATGGGAGTGA
- a CDS encoding phosphatidate cytidylyltransferase, producing MGVSLEFRRKVFHIFSVLFWLVPLFYLPKTWLLIFSLFVLALNLVFVLRLAEDKIKPIYKLIYLFEREKNLERPAIQALWLNLGVFLSFLFFTKECAAVGIVLTAVGDGFAGLIGYHFGRIRIGQKSLEGFWAFFVFSSLALWPFVGAFALLIAFVGAVVEILPKNIDDNFLLPLVGSALACII from the coding sequence ATGGGAGTGAGCTTAGAATTTAGAAGAAAGGTATTTCATATATTCAGTGTTTTGTTTTGGCTTGTCCCACTCTTTTACCTTCCAAAGACCTGGCTTTTGATTTTCTCTTTATTTGTCCTTGCTTTGAACTTGGTTTTTGTTTTAAGACTTGCGGAAGACAAGATTAAACCCATCTACAAACTTATTTACCTTTTTGAAAGGGAAAAGAACCTTGAAAGACCAGCAATCCAAGCCCTTTGGCTAAATTTGGGCGTATTCTTAAGCTTTCTGTTTTTTACAAAAGAGTGCGCTGCGGTGGGTATAGTTCTTACAGCTGTGGGAGACGGCTTTGCGGGACTGATAGGCTACCATTTTGGAAGGATAAGGATAGGTCAGAAAAGCTTGGAGGGATTTTGGGCTTTCTTTGTCTTTTCAAGCCTTGCTCTTTGGCCTTTTGTTGGAGCTTTTGCTTTACTTATAGCTTTCGTGGGCGCAGTGGTGGAGATTTTACCAAAGAATATAGACGATAACTTTTTACTTCCCTTAGTAGGAAGCGCCTTGGCGTGTATAATTTAA
- a CDS encoding phosphoribosylanthranilate isomerase → MSSVKVKFCGITREEDIKKAIELGVDYVGFIMYPKSPRWVGWEKLKNLLRLSEGVKKVVVFVNPSYQEVEKALSMGADLVQLHGEESFEFAKGVGLERVIKAFRVIDNFSVAEDWKGAHAILLDTYSEKAYGGTGESFDWTIAQSVVNMGFRVFLSGGLKKENVQKAIKIVRPYGVDVSSGIESSPGIKDHKKMEEFIHAVKNALKD, encoded by the coding sequence ATGAGCTCAGTTAAAGTAAAATTCTGCGGTATTACCAGAGAAGAGGACATTAAAAAAGCCATAGAGCTTGGCGTGGATTACGTGGGCTTTATCATGTATCCAAAAAGCCCACGATGGGTAGGTTGGGAAAAACTGAAGAATCTTTTAAGGCTTTCGGAAGGAGTTAAAAAAGTTGTAGTTTTTGTAAATCCATCCTATCAAGAGGTGGAAAAGGCTTTAAGTATGGGTGCCGATTTGGTTCAACTTCATGGAGAGGAAAGCTTTGAGTTTGCAAAAGGCGTAGGCTTAGAAAGAGTTATAAAAGCCTTCAGGGTGATAGATAATTTCTCTGTAGCTGAAGATTGGAAAGGCGCTCACGCCATACTGCTGGATACTTACTCAGAGAAAGCATACGGTGGCACTGGAGAGAGCTTTGATTGGACTATAGCACAGTCCGTAGTGAACATGGGCTTCAGAGTTTTTCTGTCTGGTGGGCTAAAAAAGGAAAACGTGCAGAAGGCTATAAAGATAGTTAGACCATACGGAGTGGATGTTTCTTCTGGGATAGAATCCTCTCCCGGCATAAAAGATCACAAGAAGATGGAGGAATTTATCCATGCAGTTAAGAACGCACTTAAAGATTGA
- a CDS encoding hotdog fold thioesterase — translation MQLRTHLKIDQSLSGKPVELKEGYAVVVLETKENMVADEKGLIHGGFIFSLADYCAMLSVNEPTVVLASAKVDFKKPVVLGEVLKAEGKVVKSEGKKRWVEVKVFRNLDLVFEGEFLCVVPEKHVLDLI, via the coding sequence ATGCAGTTAAGAACGCACTTAAAGATTGATCAAAGTCTAAGCGGTAAGCCAGTAGAACTAAAAGAAGGTTATGCGGTGGTGGTCCTTGAAACGAAGGAAAACATGGTAGCAGACGAAAAGGGCCTCATACACGGTGGCTTTATCTTCAGCCTCGCGGACTACTGTGCCATGCTGTCTGTAAATGAACCTACGGTTGTGTTGGCCTCTGCAAAGGTGGATTTTAAAAAACCGGTAGTTTTGGGAGAAGTGCTCAAGGCTGAGGGAAAAGTTGTAAAATCAGAAGGAAAAAAGAGGTGGGTTGAAGTAAAGGTTTTTAGAAACTTGGACTTAGTCTTTGAGGGAGAATTTCTATGCGTGGTTCCAGAAAAACACGTGCTTGACTTGATTTGA
- a CDS encoding copper chaperone PCu(A)C encodes MVKTVLIGLGAGALALAQPKIEVKDPWVRLVPPNSKNTAAYMKIENKGTEADKLVDASNNVSKITELHETVGGKMRKVNAIEVPAGKTVELKPSGLHVMIIDLKEPLKEGQTVEITLKFEKAGEIKVQAPVKKAMGKMEHHEHKQGH; translated from the coding sequence ATGGTAAAAACTGTTCTGATAGGCCTTGGTGCTGGTGCCTTAGCCTTAGCCCAACCAAAGATTGAAGTCAAGGACCCATGGGTAAGGCTTGTACCTCCGAATTCAAAAAACACCGCAGCTTATATGAAGATTGAAAACAAAGGCACTGAAGCAGACAAACTTGTAGATGCTTCTAACAACGTATCTAAGATAACCGAACTGCACGAAACGGTAGGTGGGAAGATGCGCAAAGTTAATGCAATAGAGGTGCCGGCAGGGAAAACAGTGGAGCTAAAGCCCAGTGGCTTGCACGTAATGATAATAGACCTAAAAGAACCTCTCAAAGAAGGACAAACTGTAGAGATCACCTTAAAATTTGAAAAAGCTGGAGAGATAAAAGTTCAAGCTCCAGTTAAAAAAGCCATGGGAAAGATGGAACATCATGAACACAAGCAGGGACACTAA